In Vigna angularis cultivar LongXiaoDou No.4 chromosome 8, ASM1680809v1, whole genome shotgun sequence, the DNA window cttttaattgTAGAATTAAGAGTAGTGAAAGAACAATAATCCTTCTTATCAAGGGTGTTTTCATCAggagaataatatatatatgtcaaaTGGATGCAAGtctaatttcaatttcatcaGCCTAATGAGTCTATCGAGGAGGGGATTCACCTACGAGACAAAACACTAATACTTTTTACCCAAAACTTTAAGACAATGGATTAATGagtcttttatctttataaggtactctactttctcatttttatccaatataAGACTTAGACTGACACTTAGATTCCCAACTTAGCCTTGTTTCTTGATTTCTGCAACTGCTAGCATTTGGTGCAATTAATTTTATTGCAACTGCTTCATTTGGTACTGCTGTTGCATTTTGAATTATAAGGACATAACAGATCATAAAAAATTCCTGAAACTGATTACTTTAACATTGAACATATGGACTTggattttctcattttttaaactaaaatgaatttCCTTTGCTTTGTTTCATTTGGTAGAAATAGAGATGAAGAGAAAGTTCATTTGTATCAGATGACTTTTCTAGAAACTTAACTAAATAGGAAATCTATGGTCTTAACCGAAAACGAGCAGGTGCAGCGTGaatgtttatttgatttattcataattatatatatatatatatatatatatatatatatatatatatatatttgattaaaattaaatcatgaGTGCGTCAATGAGTTGGATTCACGagctaaaaaattaaaagtcttGACACTATGTATGCAGGCTTTTATAGTTTATATGCTAGTAAGTTTTTCCACTATCATAAACTTTCGTAGTCATAGttatcttaattataattagtgaTAGTATTAATTTTTCATGTCAGCAATACATTAAAACaaagaattaaataatataatataagttttttcaTTCAATACTTTATtgcaattagaaaaaaatattttttctaatagaAGTTTACTTTCAAAtcgttaaaaaatatttttcattcaatacTTTATtgcaattagaaaaaaataaatgatggAGAATATCATGGTCAAGAActtcaatcttgaattgttGAATACAACATAAGAgagataatttaaatacattcttatctatttttaataatttacaagtctAAAATGCTTCAAAATATTGTTGATCATATTATTGTGAGATTACTGATACACaaaatgtttatttgttttatttttgctaCAAGATATACAGAAAAATCTTACAAGGGAAGCCATGTGGCCGAGGCTGTACTCATGTATGACTTTTAATGTAACTATTCTTCAAAGAACGAGGGTTAGAAGGTCCCGAATCACTCATAGGAACACCATCGTTTATGAAGTTCATAATTTCATCTGCTTCATCCATAGTGACCATTTAACTGCTTCAAGAAAATTATCATTTCGTCGCAGCGCAGTGATAAGATTAGTGTAGGTTTTCTTGTCGGGTTCGATTCCATTTTTTCTCATTTCCTTGATCAAACCTACAGCCTCTTCAACCATTCCTGCAATCCCATAAGCCTTGATCAATGTGTTATAGCTGCACAAATCAGGTCTGAGTCCACATTCTTTCAATTCTGTAAGCACGTTAGCTACTTCATCAATCCATCCTTGTTCTCCATAGATATTAATCATAGTGTTGTATGTGTAGTGGTCAGAGGCACAATTTGAGTCCTTCATCCTTTGCAGTACGGATCTAAATGTTTCCATTTGACCATTTTTCCCATAAGCATCAAGCATTGTATTGTATGCTTCAAGGGAAACTGAAAATCCATCAAATTCCATTTTCTGGACTGTCAATGACATGTTGTCGAAGTCTTTGTTTTTACCATATGCAGCTATGATTGTATTGTAAGTGATCACATCAACCAGGCCTTCTTTCTTAGCCATGAAGTACAGCCTTCGAACCTTCTTGAAAAGCTTGGCTTTCCCCAAGACATCAAGCATGACATTAAAGGTAATTGTGCTAGGCACAAATTCACGCTGTATCATCTCATCAAAAAGCCTAGAAAGCTCATCAACTGGCAGAGCCTGAGCACAGCAGTTTATGACACAATTATATAGTTCCTGGTCGAAATCCTCTCGATTTTTTGAGATTTTGTAGTATAAATCAGACAATTTATCCACCATGTTACATCTTTGATAAATACGCAGCATTTCACATAACAAAAACTTGTCTGGAACAATATCTGATCGCTCCTGAACAGCATCCAAAACTGCGCAAGCATCATTCAAAGATCCAGCTTTGACATACATCCTTACAACAATGCTGAAAGCAATCATATCCAATACAACTCCCGAAGACTTCAACTTCAGATACAACACTTCTGCGTCCTTGAAGAGGCCCATGACACTGTAAATGTCAATCATGGTGCACGCAATGTGCAAGTTTGGGTTGTCATCACATTTGCGCATTTGAGTGTATATCTTCACAGCATCCTCCAGCAAACCTGCCTCTTTGCCGGAGCAAATCAAAAGATGATAGAGGTTATCCTCATATCTAGGATCTCGCCACTTTTTGTCATTCAACACTTTCAAGGCATCATCCACCAACCGATGCTTCACATAAGCCATGACCAGAGTCGAACAAGAACTCTGGTTGACCAGCACATGCTGATAAAACACACCTTTGAGCAGATGTGGCACCTTATGAACCTTTCCTGCACTCtcatacacatgaagcagagtACCAATTATAGAAGAATACTGGCATCCACACTCCACCATATCATCAAGGATCTCAACGACAGCTTCATCCTCTCCATATTTAGCTTCCAGCTTAATCAATGTAAACAAGTTGGAGGAACTGGGCTTGAACCCCAACTCTTTGAGCTCCTTATAATATCTCGTGGCATAGTCATAATTATCAGCTCTACCCCAACCTTCAATCATGGATCGGTAAGTAGTTTCATCCGGATCCAACTGTAAACTATGTTGCATCCTCATAAACAACCTCTGTGCAGAATCCATTTCACCAGCCTTACCATAACCAGTGATCATAGTATTGTAAGCAATAATATTAGCAGAAAACCCTGCCTCTTGCATTGCCTCCAACACTTTCTCAGCATCCTCCAATTTTCCTTGCTGGCTATAAGCATTCAGCATCACCAACCAATTCTCCAAATTCGGCACCACCTCGTCCTTCCTCATCAACTCGATCACGCCTAGGGCCTTCTCGTACAACCTGAAACGCGTGTAAATTGTTATCATTGAAGAATACGCAGACTCACAAACAATTCCAAACCCTCTCATTTGGGAAAACGCAAATTCCGCCTCCTCCACGTTCCATCCCTTCCGATAAAGACCCATGAGCATCCCAATGGTGGCAACATTGGGCGCCACTCCACAATCCAACATCATTTGGAACCACTTCGTCCCCAATTTCACCAGGTTCCGTTTGCAGCATGCGTATATAAGGGTGTTGAAGACATTGAAGCTCAATTCGGAACCGAAACTTACCTTCATTTCAGAAATCAGCTTCTCCGCGCCTTCCCAATCTCCTCTTCTGCTCAACACGCGAAGAATAACACTGTAAGCGCCGGCGTTGCGTTCCAGCTTCCCGGTTTCCCTCATCTTCTCGAAAAACGACAGCGTTTTGGCGTCGTCCTCCGCGTTCTCTTCCAGCCGTTTCAGAATGGCGTTGCACTGCGCCGTGCTCAGTTCGGAAGAGAAGTCCACGTCAGCATCGGGTGAGAGGAGTTTCGGGTGGTCTCGGCTTTGCTTCGGCGCTCGCTTCGAAACCCGAAGCTGAGGCTTGTAATTGACCTTTGCCTCGGGGACCGACACGCGCTTCTCGGCTTTAAACGGCGAGAAACTAAGTTGGAACCGAAGGCCACCGGAGAAAGGAAGAATCTGACATGAAGGTAGCGGTTGTAACCGCTGCTGCTGGAAGCACTTCTTCATTTTGCTTTCATCTTGTCATGTAGAATGTTATGTAATCATGTGTTGTGTGGTCGTGTAACCAAAAAAATATCATCCAAATCTACTCTTCTTAAAAGCACTTATTCATATCAATTTTGAGAACATGCTTTTCTTATTTACTCTATGGATAATATTCTAATTCTCCgcataataatttaaactaaaactaattatattGAATTCGAGTGGGCCTTTTTCAGtgtattaacttttataatgtATTACTTTcacctttatttttaaattgattttttcatattttaaaacatcaacaATAAAAGTAGCATTGTATTCCAAATAAATtattcagtttaaaaaataattttttttaggtttaattgcttcctttgtccccagtttggttgaattgtgtcaaattcatcctcatttttaaaaaagtttcattgtcgtcctcacgtggtataaaagtgtcaattgaatccaaacatagaaaaaatttgtgtcaaagtagtcatttttcctatatctctgtgtcttcctttcatatgtcacttctctggagctatgaaaagccttaaattggataaggtaaaatgaatatctgtacttgattgtatgaaaggaagacacagagatataggaaaaatgactactttgacacaaattttttctatgtttggattcaattgacacttttacaccacgtgaggacgacaatgaaacttttacaccacgtgaggacgacaatgaaacttttttaaaaatgaggatgaatttgacacaattcaaccaaactggggacaaaggaagcaattaaaccttttttttactttataacatGGAATGATCAATAagctaaatatatatataaaggataatgatactttcacaacattttttttcaacattctAACATCGTCTACGTGTCATTGTGTGATTgatccaaaattactccacaatcaataataataatcataaacactaacatagaccaatcacaaaatgacacgtagataatgttaaaatattgtaaaaaaaatgttagcaaaatatcattatccatgTATAAATATAGATGACAACCGATTGAATTAAGTAATATCTGTGTGTTTATTAGTCATTCAAccacaacaaaaaaattcataaaataaatattgataaatacttaaaaaatatattttataaatttttaatataaaatgtaaataaaattactaaaaaaatataaaatataatataaattaaattaaatataaattaaaattaatttaaaatgaatttaacttaataaaatataaattacatttttaattatatttcttacgTATCCATATTCGATTCATTTATaaagagatattttaatatccgTTATTCACAGCTAACAAATATCCATGAATATAAATTATAGgagattttatttatgaatgagatatatatttttgttattcttttatatatatatatatatatatatatatatatatattaaaaaaaacgatccatttttctttattaaaaccaaaatataaacTGATACATTATATaacttatttacatatttaatataatttattttaaaaaataatatttatttttaaaattaatttagagtgtttttttttaatttagaccCAATTTCACATggattaaaaatagtaaaatgcttattaatttttttttggattaaaatgcttatatggtccttatatttgtaTATGAATCTCAATTCAATTATCTTGTTTTAAgttgtctcaattgggtcctcaaTCTTGaaaaaagtttaacaaataaaccCTTTTCGTT includes these proteins:
- the LOC108346080 gene encoding pentatricopeptide repeat-containing protein At4g30825, chloroplastic, whose translation is MKKCFQQQRLQPLPSCQILPFSGGLRFQLSFSPFKAEKRVSVPEAKVNYKPQLRVSKRAPKQSRDHPKLLSPDADVDFSSELSTAQCNAILKRLEENAEDDAKTLSFFEKMRETGKLERNAGAYSVILRVLSRRGDWEGAEKLISEMKVSFGSELSFNVFNTLIYACCKRNLVKLGTKWFQMMLDCGVAPNVATIGMLMGLYRKGWNVEEAEFAFSQMRGFGIVCESAYSSMITIYTRFRLYEKALGVIELMRKDEVVPNLENWLVMLNAYSQQGKLEDAEKVLEAMQEAGFSANIIAYNTMITGYGKAGEMDSAQRLFMRMQHSLQLDPDETTYRSMIEGWGRADNYDYATRYYKELKELGFKPSSSNLFTLIKLEAKYGEDEAVVEILDDMVECGCQYSSIIGTLLHVYESAGKVHKVPHLLKGVFYQHVLVNQSSCSTLVMAYVKHRLVDDALKVLNDKKWRDPRYEDNLYHLLICSGKEAGLLEDAVKIYTQMRKCDDNPNLHIACTMIDIYSVMGLFKDAEVLYLKLKSSGVVLDMIAFSIVVRMYVKAGSLNDACAVLDAVQERSDIVPDKFLLCEMLRIYQRCNMVDKLSDLYYKISKNREDFDQELYNCVINCCAQALPVDELSRLFDEMIQREFVPSTITFNVMLDVLGKAKLFKKVRRLYFMAKKEGLVDVITYNTIIAAYGKNKDFDNMSLTVQKMEFDGFSVSLEAYNTMLDAYGKNGQMETFRSVLQRMKDSNCASDHYTYNTMINIYGEQGWIDEVANVLTELKECGLRPDLCSYNTLIKAYGIAGMVEEAVGLIKEMRKNGIEPDKKTYTNLITALRRNDNFLEAVKWSLWMKQMKL